In Actinomycetota bacterium, the genomic window AATGCCCGACCCAGTGGGCGCGGGCGACGCCGAGCGCGCGCAGCAGCGCACCGCACTGGCGGGCGTGGGCGGCGATGCTGGCCGGCTCGGACGGCGCCGGGCTGTGGCCGTAGCCCGGCCGGATCGGTCGGATGACCCGGAACCCGTCCAGGGCCGGCTGCTCGAACAGCGGCCCGAACCAGGCGCCGAAGACGCCGGCGTGGACCAGGCAGACCACCTCGCCGGCACCGCGCTCGTCGTAGTCAAGACCGGCGAGGCTGTCCATCGCGGAGCTCCCTAAATCCATCCGAGTAGAACTGGAATGAATCGATAGTTGGTAGACTGCTCGTCGTGGCCGACGATGTCAACAGCCGGCGTCGATACCATTCGCCGCTGCGCGCCGAACAGGCCGACGGAACCCGCCGGCGGGTCCTGGCCGCCGCCCGGGACCTGTTCCTGGCCCGCGGCTACGCCGGCACCACGGTCGCCGCGGTGGCCCAGGCCGCCGGCGTGTCTGCCGACACGATCTATGTCTCCCTCGGCGGCAAGCAGGGCCTGCTGGAAGGCATCCTGGCGCTGGCCAGGTTCGACCCGGAGGATCCCACCCAGCGCGACCAGCAGCACCGCAGGGGCGAGGTCGGCGGGCTCGCGGACCCTCACCAGCGGCTCCGCCGACTCGTCGAGCTCAGCTGCGAGACCCTCACTCGGATCAGCCCGGTGCACGCCGTGCTCCGGGGCGC contains:
- a CDS encoding TetR family transcriptional regulator is translated as MADDVNSRRRYHSPLRAEQADGTRRRVLAAARDLFLARGYAGTTVAAVAQAAGVSADTIYVSLGGKQGLLEGILALARFDPEDPTQRDQQHRRGEVGGLADPHQRLRRLVELSCETLTRISPVHAVLRGAADGHPFAAELYGRMLQLRLQLQARNLETYLGRSLRAGLSVKQAAEHYSALLSPELYHLLTVECRWPTRRYASWVTDLLDHDLLG